A single genomic interval of Malania oleifera isolate guangnan ecotype guangnan chromosome 11, ASM2987363v1, whole genome shotgun sequence harbors:
- the LOC131168159 gene encoding protein trichome birefringence-like 34 codes for MAEGRVMAKKAQAQAQVVVSAGAWGLRIRFHSLAALLVTAVVVAALYMTGESERILDEKTSKEKILVPGVDSLALRRCSLFSGKWVFDNHSYPLYRERECTYMSDQLACGKFGRKDLSYQNWRWQPHDCDLPKFNATALLETLRNKRMVFVGDSLNRGQWVSMVCLVESSIPPNLKSMHSNGSLTTFKATEYNASIEFYWAPLLVESNSDDPLNHRVEDRTVRVQAIEKHARHWTHADILVFNSYLWWRRSQMKILWGSFETASDAIYKEVEMPRCYEMALRTWADWLEIHVNRTKTRMFFVTMSPTHQKAEEWGGMEGQNCYNETEIISKEGYEGNSSNPGIMQTVDDAIQKLKARGLNVQTLNITQLSEYRKEGHPSIYRKQWEPLTQEHLSNPSSYADCIHWCLPGIPDVWNELLYASIF; via the exons ATGGCGGAGGGCAGAGTAATGGCGAAGAAGGCCCAGGCCCAGGCTCAGGTTGTGGTTTCCGCCGGAGCGTGGGGATTGAGAATCAGGTTTCATTCTCTGGCCGCTCTCTTGGTCACTGCCGTCGTGGTCGCCGCCTTGTACATGACCGGCGAGAGCGAACGGATATTGGACGAGAAAACGTCCAAGGAAAAAATCCTTGTTCCGGGGGTGGACTCGTTGGCGCTGAGGAGATGCAGCTTGTTCTCAGGCAAGTGGGTGTTTGATAACCACTCTTACCCGTTGTACAGAGAGCGCGAATGCACGTACATGTCGGATCAGTTGGCTTGTGGGAAGTTTGGCAGAAAGGACTTGAGCTATCAGAACTGGAGGTGGCAACCTCACGACTGTGATCTTCCaaa GTTCAATGCCACGGCGTTGTTGGAGACATTAAGGAATAAGAGGATGGTGTTCGTTGGGGATTCACTAAATAGGGGGCAGTGGGTTTCAATGGTCTGCTTGGTTGAGTCATCCATTCCTCCAAACCTCAAGTCCATGCACTCTAATGGTTCCTTGACCACCTTCAAGGCGACA GAGTACAATGCATCGATTGAGTTCTATTGGGCGCCGTTGCTGGTAGAGTCGAATTCAGACGATCCATTGAACCACCGGGTAGAAGATCGGACGGTGAGAGTGCAGGCAATCGAGAAACATGCCAGGCATTGGACCCATGCTGACATTCTTGTTTTTAATTCCTACCTCTGGTGGAGAAGGTCTCAAATGAAGATTCT GTGGGGATCGTTTGAAACGGCGTCGGATGCAATATACAAGGAGGTGGAGATGCCCCGCTGCTACGAAATGGCACTGAGGACATGGGCGGATTGGCTAGAAATTCACGTCAACCGCACCAAGACGCGAATGTTCTTCGTTACGATGTCACCTACTCACCAAAA AGCTGAAGAATGGGGTGGAATGGAGGGCCAAAATTGCTACAATGAAACAGAGATAATTTCAAAAGAGGGATACGAGGGAAATAGTTCAAACCCCGGAATAATGCAAACAGTGGATGACGCAATACAAAAGCTAAAAGCAAGAGGTTTGAATGTACAGACACTTAACATTACACAACTTTCAGAGTATAGGAAAGAAGGTCATCCATCCATTTATAGGAAGCAATGGGAGCCTCTAACCCAAGAGCACTTGTCAAACCCTAGCAGCTATGCAGATTGTATACATTGGTGCCTCCCTGGCATTCCTGATGTGTGGAATGAGCTCTTATATGCCTCTATATTCTGA